Proteins encoded in a region of the Synechococcus sp. BIOS-U3-1 genome:
- a CDS encoding DUF6165 family protein: MTKKTKDILAPISLGELIDKITILNIKAKHLRGSALDNVKKELSGLESILDNLESKIDPILIQQLMQVNQKLWEIEDDIRNEERQKRFGERFIDLARSVYQQNDVRASLKRKINTTYGSPLTEEKFYPDY; this comes from the coding sequence ATGACTAAGAAGACCAAAGACATCCTTGCACCTATCTCACTAGGAGAACTAATCGACAAAATTACCATCTTAAACATTAAGGCCAAGCATCTGAGAGGATCAGCTCTAGACAATGTCAAAAAGGAACTTAGTGGACTAGAATCGATTCTAGACAATCTTGAATCGAAGATTGATCCAATACTCATTCAACAACTGATGCAAGTCAATCAAAAACTTTGGGAAATAGAAGATGATATAAGAAACGAAGAACGCCAAAAAAGGTTTGGAGAGAGATTTATTGACTTAGCGAGATCCGTGTATCAACAAAATGATGTTCGAGCTTCTCTTAAAAGAAAAATAAATACAACCTATGGATCGCCCCTTACCGAAGAAAAATTTTATCCTGATTATTGA
- a CDS encoding tetratricopeptide repeat protein, which produces MAGFKKSAKNLRSKQRPKESQTEEIISKALTAYQEGDLQKAKKLAKNGLRLDQENSFLLGILATIEKALGNHKRASQLFEVSINISQEHPDILHNYSGLLQEKDLQKAINLSKKAIAMKPNNSNYLERIGHLLWKAGELENALEATTKAIALKANNPNSYLNLGNIHKDIGNLDQALSSTLKSLELKPDNPEAHMNLGSIYQELGNLDHALASTLKSLELKPDNSGAHMNLGAIYQDKGNLDKALSSTLKSLELKPDSSEAHINLGAIYQDLGNVDKAIEIYKISIQIRSDCPETNKNLSMAELLKGDYKNGWLRYEYRFCCKKDNGILSAAPSCEMWSGEALSKGEQLLLVSEQGLGDTLQFMRYVTVLRNQGIPTSICAQPKLHDLIKISGIDTDPLTPQQANKLTQGKWLPLLSIPKHLEVSPENPIATEPYIKTSDELILKWAELLSSEKRPIIGINWQGNPDHEKTSSMGRSIPLTSFSTIARETNSTLLSLQKGYGSEQLDTCSFKDHFVNCQEEVSETWDFLSTAAIISNCDLIITSDTSIAHLAGGMGKNTWLLLKKVPEWRWGLEGDTTFWYPSMRLFRQSKHGDWDKVLERVAKAIKFHF; this is translated from the coding sequence ATGGCGGGCTTTAAGAAATCTGCAAAAAATCTCAGGTCAAAACAACGACCAAAGGAATCACAGACAGAAGAAATAATAAGCAAAGCACTTACTGCATACCAAGAAGGCGATCTCCAGAAAGCAAAAAAATTAGCCAAAAATGGATTAAGACTTGATCAAGAAAATAGCTTTTTACTAGGCATCCTTGCGACGATTGAAAAAGCGCTAGGCAACCATAAAAGAGCCTCGCAACTGTTCGAAGTGTCGATAAATATTAGCCAAGAGCACCCTGACATTCTTCACAACTACTCAGGATTATTACAAGAGAAAGACCTGCAAAAAGCGATTAATTTATCAAAAAAAGCTATAGCCATGAAACCAAACAACAGCAATTATTTAGAAAGGATCGGTCATCTACTTTGGAAAGCAGGAGAATTAGAGAATGCTCTTGAAGCAACGACCAAAGCCATAGCGCTAAAAGCCAATAACCCCAATTCTTACCTAAACCTGGGAAACATCCATAAAGACATAGGCAACCTTGATCAAGCCCTTTCTTCGACACTGAAGTCTCTCGAACTAAAACCGGACAACCCTGAGGCTCATATGAACCTAGGGTCTATATACCAAGAACTTGGAAATCTCGATCATGCACTTGCTTCAACTCTCAAGTCTCTCGAACTAAAACCGGACAACTCTGGGGCTCATATGAACTTAGGGGCTATATACCAAGACAAAGGAAATCTTGACAAGGCTCTTTCTTCAACTCTCAAGTCTCTCGAACTAAAGCCTGACAGCTCTGAAGCTCATATAAACTTGGGAGCAATATACCAAGACCTTGGAAATGTTGACAAGGCAATCGAAATCTACAAGATTTCTATTCAAATCAGATCCGACTGCCCGGAAACTAACAAGAATCTATCAATGGCTGAGCTACTGAAAGGGGATTATAAAAATGGTTGGCTACGATACGAATACCGTTTTTGTTGCAAGAAAGATAATGGCATTCTCAGTGCAGCTCCATCTTGTGAAATGTGGAGCGGAGAAGCACTATCAAAAGGCGAGCAGTTACTTCTCGTAAGCGAACAAGGCCTTGGTGACACACTACAGTTCATGCGTTACGTGACTGTTCTTCGAAATCAGGGCATCCCAACTTCGATATGTGCTCAACCCAAGCTACATGACCTAATCAAAATCTCAGGCATTGACACTGATCCACTGACTCCACAACAAGCAAATAAACTGACACAAGGTAAATGGTTACCACTGCTAAGCATCCCAAAACATTTAGAAGTCAGTCCAGAAAACCCAATCGCTACTGAGCCGTATATCAAAACCAGTGACGAACTCATTTTAAAATGGGCTGAATTACTGTCAAGCGAGAAACGACCAATCATCGGGATCAACTGGCAAGGGAATCCAGATCACGAAAAGACTAGCTCGATGGGCCGGTCAATACCGCTTACAAGCTTTTCAACAATCGCGCGCGAAACCAACTCAACATTGCTCTCTCTCCAGAAGGGCTATGGAAGTGAACAACTGGACACCTGCTCCTTCAAAGATCATTTCGTCAACTGCCAGGAAGAAGTTAGTGAAACGTGGGATTTCCTATCGACTGCTGCCATCATATCCAACTGTGACCTGATCATTACGAGTGACACTTCTATTGCACACCTGGCAGGAGGAATGGGCAAAAACACTTGGCTGCTACTGAAGAAAGTTCCAGAATGGAGGTGGGGCCTAGAAGGTGACACAACATTCTGGTACCCCTCAATGAGACTGTTCCGCCAGAGCAAGCATGGCGACTGGGACAAGGTCCTTGAGAGGGTGGCAAAAGCGATAAAATTTCATTTCTAA
- a CDS encoding M10 family metallopeptidase C-terminal domain-containing protein gives MSAASLGTLDQLADYLETQFWTDFSGANSNRNFNLSDTGTFAKDGDLTYNTSGNSQDSDGLSSGRADLVDEAFKLFEAILGIDFQKTTTSGADFRFGDQYSGAYASSTRSGSTISYSKINVASSWFGGNTSLGDYAFQTILHEIGHGLGLGHQGLYNGSGAYSTDADFTNDSWQAAMMSYFPQDNNAYFYNSSTNTSVDASFAFLSTPMVVDWIALDDLYGAQGYGISNAFVDDTTYGFNTTISASKSKVFNELKDLIPTTAFTVVDGGGADTLDFSGFSSTQLIDLRPSDESATNVYASNIGGKTGNLTFAPGTLIETAIGGSGADTFRGNSANNSFDGGGGTDAVLYGGALTDYSLSLSGSSLQITDLRSGSPDGTDMLSNIESVDFNGDTRSWATLLGLVNSAPSISGPSGSVGDATSAVSVNENITSVTTFSANESVTWSLSGGADQAQFSINSSSGALVFASAPDYESPQDSGSDNSYVVTVRATDTSSNTSDQTVTVSVQDVNESSGGGGGGGGGGGGGGGGGGGSSTPSGGGATNVVRSIENTVINGRRYFSNGAERLVGQSTINIGMLGGNDFLEVVGGANNFANGNNGEDHIVLRGGKGRYLGGGDNDRIEVFSSGAGSWVNGNNGNDVVIGSVDGMVYRGGAHNDQLLVSAGLVWGDKAADTFHAVAGAGVAQIQDYTIGEDVIQGVAGGGFTWTEKGLSYGVGDDQMLLLLGVFDQVTVI, from the coding sequence TTGTCAGCCGCCTCGTTAGGAACCCTGGATCAGCTGGCTGATTATCTGGAAACGCAGTTTTGGACCGACTTCTCCGGAGCCAACAGTAACCGTAATTTCAATCTTTCCGATACTGGTACTTTCGCCAAAGATGGAGATCTCACTTACAACACCAGCGGCAATTCTCAGGATTCCGATGGTTTGAGCTCAGGTCGTGCGGACCTAGTGGATGAAGCCTTCAAATTATTTGAAGCCATCCTTGGTATTGACTTCCAGAAAACAACAACCAGTGGAGCTGATTTTCGTTTTGGTGATCAATATAGCGGTGCCTACGCATCGAGTACGCGAAGTGGTAGCACCATAAGTTATTCAAAAATCAATGTTGCTTCCAGTTGGTTCGGCGGGAATACATCATTAGGTGACTATGCATTTCAAACAATTCTCCATGAGATTGGCCATGGTCTTGGTTTAGGCCATCAAGGACTTTATAACGGTTCTGGGGCTTATTCAACGGATGCTGATTTCACGAATGATTCGTGGCAGGCAGCGATGATGTCATACTTCCCTCAGGACAATAATGCATATTTCTATAACTCATCTACAAATACTTCTGTCGATGCCAGCTTTGCCTTTCTGTCCACACCCATGGTGGTGGATTGGATTGCCTTGGATGATCTGTATGGTGCTCAGGGTTATGGCATCAGTAATGCTTTCGTCGACGACACAACCTATGGATTTAATACAACAATCTCAGCAAGTAAAAGTAAGGTTTTTAATGAGCTGAAGGACTTGATTCCCACAACGGCCTTCACGGTGGTGGATGGTGGAGGAGCTGACACGCTTGATTTCAGTGGGTTCTCTTCCACCCAGCTGATTGATCTTCGGCCGTCGGATGAGTCTGCGACCAATGTTTATGCCTCCAATATCGGTGGCAAGACCGGCAACCTCACGTTTGCACCTGGCACTCTGATTGAGACAGCGATTGGTGGCTCCGGTGCCGATACGTTTCGGGGGAATAGTGCCAATAATAGCTTTGATGGCGGCGGCGGCACTGATGCAGTTCTGTATGGCGGTGCGCTCACTGATTACAGCTTGTCGCTGTCAGGCAGCAGCCTGCAGATCACTGATCTGCGCAGCGGTAGTCCGGATGGCACGGATATGCTCAGCAACATTGAATCAGTTGATTTCAATGGAGATACGCGCAGCTGGGCCACATTGCTTGGTCTTGTTAACAGCGCGCCTTCGATCAGTGGACCATCTGGGAGTGTAGGAGACGCAACTTCAGCTGTTTCAGTGAATGAGAACATCACATCAGTGACGACATTCAGTGCGAATGAAAGCGTGACTTGGAGCTTGTCTGGAGGAGCTGATCAGGCGCAATTTAGTATCAATAGCTCTAGCGGCGCGTTGGTATTCGCTAGTGCTCCTGATTACGAATCACCGCAAGATTCAGGCAGTGATAACAGCTATGTGGTGACGGTACGTGCGACGGATACCTCAAGTAATACGTCGGATCAAACGGTCACGGTGAGTGTGCAGGATGTGAATGAATCTTCCGGCGGCGGCGGCGGCGGCGGCGGTGGTGGTGGCGGAGGAGGAGGAGGAGGAGGAGGTAGTAGTACTCCTAGTGGTGGTGGCGCCACCAACGTCGTGCGGTCTATTGAAAACACGGTCATCAACGGTCGCCGGTATTTCAGCAATGGTGCTGAACGATTAGTGGGTCAATCAACGATCAATATTGGTATGTTGGGTGGGAATGATTTTCTTGAAGTTGTCGGTGGTGCGAATAATTTTGCCAATGGTAATAACGGTGAAGATCACATCGTTTTGCGAGGCGGCAAGGGTCGATACCTGGGTGGTGGAGACAATGACAGGATTGAGGTGTTCAGCTCAGGTGCTGGATCCTGGGTGAATGGAAATAATGGGAATGATGTAGTGATTGGTTCTGTCGATGGCATGGTCTACAGGGGAGGTGCCCACAATGATCAACTTTTAGTGAGTGCTGGATTGGTGTGGGGTGATAAGGCTGCAGATACCTTCCACGCTGTAGCTGGCGCAGGAGTAGCGCAAATTCAGGATTACACCATTGGAGAAGATGTGATTCAAGGTGTGGCTGGAGGTGGCTTCACTTGGACTGAGAAGGGTCTGTCCTATGGAGTCGGAGATGACCAGATGCTGCTGCTGTTAGGAGTCTTTGATCAAGTCACAGTGATTTGA